GACCTCCGGGAGACCTTTGACACCCTCCAGTCATATAACATGAAGCTAAATCCAAGCAAGTGCGCGTTCGGGGTGACGGCAAGGAAATTCTTGGGcttcatggtatcccaaagAGGTATAGAGGTTAACCCGGAGAAGATACGGGCCATAATAGAGTTAGAGCCGCCGAGGACAGTCAAGGAGGTGCAAAGTTTGAATGGCAAAATCGCAACcctaaacaggttcgtctcgAAAGCAACGGACAAATATCTACCTTTCTTCCGCAATTTGAAAAAATCGTTTGAGTGGACGAACAAATGCCAGGTGGCATTTGAAAACTTAAAGGCGTATCTTTCATCTCCCTCATTGCTCAGTCCATCCAAACCAGGAGAAGAACTCTACCTATACTTAGCTATTTCACAAGCCGCTGTAAGCATAGCTTTAGTGAGGGAGGAAAACGGATCTCAGAGACCGGTCTACTTTACAAGCCGAGCGCTCCAAGGAGTAGAAAAGAGGTACCCTCAGATGGAGAAGTTGGCCCTCGCGTTAATAACAGCAGCGCGAAAACTCAAGCCGTACTTCCAAGCACATACCATCGTTGTCTTGACAAACAAAACCCCTAAGAAGAGCCATGAGTAGCCCTGAGACCGCAGAACAGATGGCTTTGTGGGCAGTGGAGCTTAGTGAGTTTAATATACAGTATCGTCTGCGAACAGCTATAAAAGGGCAAGTAGTTGTTGACTTCATCGCTGAATTCACCCTCGGGGATGGCCAGGGGGCAGAGGAGATGCGGCAGTGGAATATTTATGCGGACGGGTCATCCAATAGGCGAGCAGGAGGGGTCGGTGTGGTTATCCAAACCCCAGAGGGGGATAAGATTGAGTGTATGATCCGACTAGATTTCCCCACAACCAACAACGAGGCCGAATATTAAGCCTTGGTGACAGGGCTAGACCTCACAAAGGTGTGGTTATCCAAACATGGTCATACACTGCGACTCACAGGTGGTAACAAGTCAGATTAATGGCGGCTACGAGTGAAAGAATGAAAGGATGAAGAGATATCTAGAAGAGGTGAAGAATCGAATCGATAGTCTCGAAGTCAGatttgttcaaatcccaaggaGGGAAAATGAATGTGCCGACCGCCTAGCAAAAGCGGCCTTGGCAGAATTTATGCTTGTCCCCGAACAAGTATTGTCATTTGTTCAAATCTCCTCACTGATTGATGACGGAACAAATGTGCAAGAAGTAGATTCTGAAAGAAATTGGACTACGCCATTGATATCGTACCTGAAGACTAGCGTATTACCAGACGAGAATGACGCCGCCAGGAAGTTAAAGGTCCAAGCTGCACGGTTTGTGCTAATAAAAGATGTCTTATACAAAAGAGGATTCTCTCGATCGTATCTGAGGTGTTTAAGCCACGAGGAAGCAAATTACGTAATGAGAGAAGTCCACGAGGGTATCTGCGAAAACCACTCGGGGGCACGGTCATTAATACACAAGTTGATCCGAGCAGGATACTATTGGCCTATAATGCTAAAAGATACACAAGCTTATGTCAAGGCCTGCAACAAATGTCAAAGGTTCAGTAATCTCATCAGGCAACCGTCCAAAGAGCTGACTCCCATGACAGCCCCTTGGCCCTTTGCTCAATGGGGACTAGATATCATGGGCCCCTTCCCAACAGCAGTTAGGTAGTTAAAGTTTCTGGTGGTTGGTATCaactacttcactaagtgggtagaAGCAGAAGCCCTAGCCACTATCACAGAGAGGAAtattagaagttttgtttggaGGAATATCATCTGTAGGTACGGAATACCTAGAGTGCTTGTCTCCGACAACGGGAAGCAATTCGACAACAGCGCATTTAGGGACTTCTGTTCAAAGCTAGgtatcaagaatcactactcgtcGCCCGCACACCCACAGGCCAATGGGCAAGTTGAAGTCACAAACCAGTCAttgctcaagatcatcaagaccTAGCTCGAGAGGGCAAAGGGTATCTAGCCAGACAAGCAACCAAGCGTTCTGTGGGCATACCAAACTACAGCAAGAACACCCACTAGAGAAACGCCTTTTCGACTAGCATACGAAAGTGACATTGTCATCCCAGCAGAAGTAGGGCTCACAAGCTATCAAGTGGAGAACTACGACGAGATTAAGAACGAAGAGGCCATGCGCCTTCAACTCGACCTGGTGGATGAAGTACGAGTGACAGCGGAGCAAAGGATGGCGCGATATCAGAATCTCATGGCGAAACACTACAACTCCAATGTCAAGCATAGAGACTTTCAGGCTGGAGATCTTGTACTACGAAAGGTAATGGGTGCTACTAGAGATCCTTCGCAAGGAAAGCTCAGCCCCAATTGGGAAAGACCCTACAGGATCACATCATGGCAGAGGAAGAGCACCTACCACCTCAAGAAGCTAGACGGTCAAAAACTTCAGCACCCATGGAACACGGAGCACCAACGGAAATACTATCAGTAGAGACAATATGAAGAGCATCAACGCTTTTTCCcagtttatttagtttttactaCAATTATTAGTTTTACTTTAACAACTTTTTGCTACAATACTTTAAGTatctttttaagcccaaggtgGCAGGTACTTTTCTGcaaacacatgattttttttaagaagaatattCAGACACATCTGTCTTTTCAACCTGAATTCTCACAAAGTCCAAAAGTTGGAAAAATTCAAAGtccacaaaagtggacggatatAAATAAAGTCCACAAGCTAGACAGATCATCCCCGGAGGATGAAGATTCTGTCCACAAAAATGGACGGATATAAATAAAGTCCACAAGCTAGACGAATCATCCCAGGAGGATGAAGATTCTAAGTCCACAAAAATGGACGGATATAAATAAAGTCCACAAGCTGGACGAATCATCCTAGTAGGATGAAGATTCTAAGTCCACAAAAATGGACAGATATAAATAAAATCCACAAGCTGGACGAATCATCCCTGGAGGATGAAAATTCTAAATCCACAAAAGTGGATGGATATAAACAAAGTCCTCAGACTGGACGGACCATCCCAGGTTGATGAACTTTCTAAACCCACAAAATTGGAACGGGTATAGGCTAGAGTCCATGGACTGGATggatcatcccaagaggatgaaaattcCAAGTCCAAAAAGTGGACGGGTATAAACTAAAAGTGGATGGTTCATCCATGAAGGATGAAATAAGACAAGGGGAAATTATTGGTATACACAGCTTATCATACATTGCCATACACACTCTTGACTAGAACTTGTATGCAACACGTACTTGTACAAAGGTGCATGCATAAAGGTTTGAAATTGTGCtttgaaaatattgtttcagttaaaattgtgaaacgtgattttgtaactaaaattgaatttaaaaaatacaatttcaccCCACGATGAGCGTGCAATAGTAAATATGTGATAATTATTATCCTAAGccaagtgaaaagaaaatattatacaaacttTATGTATGTAGTAATTCATATCTTTGGTTCAAATTCCATCACTCACTCACCCactattttcatatatatatatactaaccTCATCACACGTGCTTTACGAGTGCAATGAgaccttttttttggggtctagtgtcatagtttttattttttatttttaaattttggataagtttgttttgaaaacatggatTAGTAGGAGAGTGTCCTATTTTATAggcattttaagtggagttggaaatatatttttaccgggttgtcttcaaatttttttcttgtcaAACGTAAGGTTTAGGGATATTTCTGAACTACATAAAAGTCTAGTCCAAAGAGGAAAATCTTCTTATAGCTAGAGGGAAATTGTCTTATAGCTAGATAGTACTAGGAATGGTTAAGTCTTTCATTGTCATTGAATATGGAAAATTGTCACATGCTTATTACTCGTCCTTGCCTACCTAACTAAAGTGACATCTCTTATAGTCTTATTACATGTTGATGAAATCATGGTacattattctttttcttcatttccaACTGGTAATTTATTTCCGGTTACTTAATATTACTGATGATACACAGAAAATCAATAGGCTGAATCTCCAGGCTTCAATGATCTAATGATTGCTTGAAAGGCCTGAAAAGGAAAACACATGATCAAAGGTGACCAGGGCAGACCGGCTAAGAACCCtctgatgcttaagttagtttctctcttaaattctGGAGTTCCAACTTTTTGGGAGTTGTCTAAAACTTACCTTCATTTGATGTAAATGAGTGTTTATATATTGTGCTCTTGAAACGGTTACTTGTCTTGTAACTTCCTTTATGTTTGAGGAAGTCAGAAGGTTTGGAATTAACTTCCACAACCGCTATAGGAGTTAGAATATTTAATCTAATCTTCTATAACCATCGTTGGAAGTTAAGTACTTAGAATTTGTAACTTTGTGATTAACGTTTGACATAACAAAGGAGGTGGCTGGAGATTTGCAATGAAAGCTTGAGCCCCTTTAATCACAATCCTACAATTAATGATGAACCTGAAGAGCAAATTGGCATCAATTTCAAGCACAACAGTCGATCTCAGTTCGGTCTTTATTAGCCTCTCTTTTGTGTTTTGAGTTTGTGagatatgaaaaatttacaaatctgagccaaaaaaaaaaaaaaaattggttccACAAATGTGCCTGGGGGCAAGGGCGgagggaggagggggggggggggggcaccTACCCCCCTgaactttcaaatgttttgaCTAATAATGACCTGAAATACCATATTTgccccccccccaacccccccccccctctacACAAAagacacaataaaaaaaattaaaaaaaaatccctaattAAGTGAATTCACGTTACCTTCCAGCTTTCCTAGTAGTAGTAGACTTCTACTCCTagtacaattttatatataaaattaatggGTCCTACATGGTAAACTTGATAGACTAGACAAAGCCGCcagtagaatttttttatgtctCAAGCTTCTTTCTTGGTTAACCAACTTGAGACATACATCCATGACATGTGGTCCACTGAAGAGTTTTCAGCACTTAAAGGAATTGGACAGTATGCTGAAAAgataaattctgaaatttcagggtataaaatccaaattaacAACCTTAAACTTTCACCCTATGTCACTGAAGTGAGAATGATTCAGGTTCTCCTCCTAAAGTTATATATGATgtgatataataataataataacacaatACAATATATAAAAGTTGAGTCATTGTGTCAATTAACGTAGTGTGtattttcattctcaaaaaaaaaaaaaaaaaaacgtagtgTGTATTTTTAGACATCTGGATAACAATTCTCAAAGTGGAGAGTAGCCTACATATATCACATATGTAACACTTGTAgacgaaaaagaaaaatcatgatctattattaaaatttgttatcTAATAATATCCAAGTGT
The sequence above is drawn from the Quercus lobata isolate SW786 chromosome 12, ValleyOak3.0 Primary Assembly, whole genome shotgun sequence genome and encodes:
- the LOC115971659 gene encoding uncharacterized protein LOC115971659, which codes for MKRYLEEVKNRIDSLEVRFVQIPRRENECADRLAKAALAEFMLVPEQVLSFVQISSLIDDGTNVQEVDSERNWTTPLISYLKTSVLPDENDAARKLKVQAARFVLIKDVLYKRGFSRSYLRCLSHEEANYVMREVHEGICENHSGARSLIHKLIRAGYYWPIMLKDTQAYVKACNKCQRFSNLIRQPSKELTPMTAPWPFAQWGLDIMGPFPTAVRYGIPRVLVSDNGKQFDNSAFRDFCSKLARTPTRETPFRLAYESDIVIPAEVGLTSYQVENYDEIKNEEAMRLQLDLVDEVRVTAEQRMARYQNLMAKHYNSNVKHRDFQAGDLVLRKVMGATRDPSQGKLSPNWERPYRITSWQRKSTYHLKKLDGQKLQHPWNTEHQRKYYQ